One genomic window of Cyanobacteria bacterium FACHB-DQ100 includes the following:
- a CDS encoding iron-siderophore ABC transporter substrate-binding protein, producing MLRSWLNPSLLKKQQYWSLTILLNKKCSEITGRLNLATRSLLLPLIVLLLLACNSANSNKPNAPTASTPCRTVEHGMGQTCVPLNPKRVVVLNKLDNVLALGVKPVGASTLGNGKFIDYLADQTQGIESVGTYSQPNLEKILLLKPDLILGTTWDSKETYDKLSRIAPTVFVQTDDNRLWKTWLKKEAEALGKTLEAEKLLQNYEQRVQTLKRSMGDRSSNPQISVVNFWQNNVRIYMKKSFSGLILQEVGLPRPPDQNKDKLWERVSLELIPQMNGDVIFLLLGDHNESNLTQFKQHPLWSRLKPVKQNKVYEVDGYIWIAGWGMIAANQVLDDLFQHLVEQKNAIVLESK from the coding sequence ATGCTGCGATCGTGGTTAAATCCCTCTCTGTTGAAGAAACAACAATACTGGAGTCTCACAATTCTTCTAAACAAGAAATGTTCGGAGATCACGGGACGCTTAAATCTAGCCACACGATCGCTGCTTCTTCCTTTGATCGTTTTGCTGTTGTTAGCCTGCAATTCAGCGAATAGCAATAAGCCTAATGCTCCCACTGCCTCAACGCCCTGTCGAACTGTAGAACACGGCATGGGTCAAACTTGCGTTCCACTCAATCCAAAACGGGTGGTTGTGCTCAACAAGCTGGATAATGTTTTAGCGTTGGGAGTCAAACCCGTCGGAGCATCCACGCTTGGTAATGGTAAGTTTATCGACTATCTTGCGGATCAAACCCAAGGCATCGAGAGTGTCGGAACTTATAGCCAACCTAACTTAGAAAAAATTCTTCTGCTGAAGCCGGATCTGATTTTGGGAACCACTTGGGATAGTAAAGAGACCTACGATAAACTCTCTCGAATTGCACCGACGGTTTTTGTGCAAACCGATGACAACCGCTTGTGGAAAACCTGGCTGAAAAAAGAAGCAGAAGCGCTAGGAAAAACGCTAGAAGCAGAAAAGCTTTTGCAGAACTACGAACAACGAGTGCAAACCTTAAAGCGATCAATGGGCGATCGCTCTTCTAATCCCCAAATCTCTGTCGTCAATTTCTGGCAAAACAACGTTCGCATCTACATGAAAAAGTCTTTCAGCGGACTGATTTTGCAAGAAGTGGGGTTGCCCCGTCCTCCGGATCAGAATAAAGACAAATTATGGGAACGCGTGTCGTTAGAGTTGATTCCTCAAATGAATGGGGATGTCATATTCTTGCTCCTGGGCGATCACAATGAGTCAAACCTAACGCAGTTTAAACAGCATCCGCTGTGGTCGCGGTTGAAGCCTGTCAAACAGAACAAAGTGTATGAGGTTGATGGCTACATTTGGATTGCCGGCTGGGGAATGATTGCAGCAAATCAGGTGTTGGATGATCTGTTTCAGCATTTAGTCGAACAAAAAAATGCAATAGTGCTGGAGAGCAAGTAG